From a region of the Pontibacillus yanchengensis genome:
- the pdxA gene encoding 4-hydroxythreonine-4-phosphate dehydrogenase PdxA yields MTSKISTIALPIGDPAGIGPEITIKALNEKEIYDICNPVVIGDRDVLGKIMNSIGVHLNINELDDMSQATFTHGTIDLVNLNNIDINEYEMGVISGMCGQASYEYIQKAIEMVQGGEAGSICTPPINKESLQAGEVPYIDHTAMLSAYTDSHDPMTMFEVNDLRIFFLTRHLSLKDAIGQMTKERVHDYLNRCKGALELLGIENPKLAVAGLNPHSGEGGLFGREEIDELAPGIERAREDGIEVYGPVPADSVFHQALHGKYDAVLSLYHDQGHIAAKMADFERTVSITNGLPFLRTSVDHGTAFDIAGEGIASSVSMVEAIKAAAKYTPYFNN; encoded by the coding sequence ATGACATCAAAAATTTCAACTATCGCTCTACCAATTGGTGACCCAGCAGGAATAGGACCTGAGATAACGATTAAAGCGCTAAATGAGAAAGAGATATACGATATTTGTAATCCTGTAGTAATCGGAGATCGAGATGTATTAGGTAAAATCATGAATTCCATTGGCGTTCATTTAAACATTAATGAACTAGACGACATGTCTCAAGCAACCTTCACCCATGGGACAATAGATCTTGTGAACCTTAATAACATTGATATCAACGAATATGAGATGGGTGTTATTTCTGGAATGTGTGGACAAGCTTCCTACGAATACATTCAAAAGGCGATTGAAATGGTTCAGGGAGGAGAGGCAGGTTCGATTTGCACCCCACCTATTAACAAGGAGTCATTGCAGGCAGGTGAAGTCCCTTATATCGACCACACAGCGATGCTATCAGCATATACAGATTCTCATGATCCCATGACGATGTTTGAGGTGAATGATCTACGAATCTTTTTCTTAACTCGACACTTATCCTTGAAAGATGCCATCGGTCAGATGACGAAAGAACGTGTACATGATTATCTAAATCGTTGTAAAGGCGCACTAGAATTACTTGGTATTGAAAATCCAAAGCTGGCCGTCGCGGGACTGAATCCTCATTCCGGTGAGGGGGGCTTATTTGGACGTGAAGAAATTGATGAATTGGCTCCAGGTATTGAACGAGCTAGAGAGGATGGTATAGAAGTCTATGGACCAGTCCCTGCAGATTCTGTATTCCATCAAGCCTTACATGGCAAATATGATGCAGTATTATCCTTATATCATGACCAAGGTCATATCGCTGCTAAGATGGCGGACTTCGAACGAACAGTATCGATTACAAATGGACTTCCATTCTTAAGAACCTCTGTCGATCACGGTACAGCGTTTGATATTGCTGGAGAAGGAATAGCTAGTTCTGTCAGCATGGTAGAGGCTATTAAAGCAGCTGCAAAATATACTCCATATTTCAATAATTAA
- a CDS encoding GntP family permease yields the protein MDASGGQLILGLIVGVALLVFLVTKTKIHAFLSLIISASVIGLIAGMAPPSVANAITSGFGGTLGSIGIVIGFGVMLGRVMEVAGASERLAYSFVKMLGKKREEWAMALTGYVVSIPIFVDSAFVILTPLVKAISRKTGKSVLALGVSLAIGLVVTHSLVPPTPGPLGVAGIFNVSVGVMILWGLLFSAPLIIVGVLYAKWLGNRIYQLPDETGLDWVRPAQAQNFDEFVEQQEQKDLPSLLTSLSPILIPIVLIFANTVVTALELNEGIFGYLQFLGNPVIAVGIGLIFAIYALIPSLERSEALDRMEEGIKSAGIILLVTGAGGALGKVLRESGAGDYIAEAIVDLSIPLVILPFFVSSFVRLVQGSGTVAMITAASITAPILSGVDGVYMPLAAIGATTGSLLFSYFNDSFYWVVNRMLGIRDTKEQIITWSIPTTLSWAMALILIVVSSMFV from the coding sequence ATGGACGCTTCAGGCGGCCAGCTAATCTTAGGATTGATTGTAGGCGTAGCTTTACTTGTATTCTTGGTAACAAAAACAAAAATTCATGCGTTCTTGTCACTGATTATTTCAGCATCCGTTATTGGCCTGATTGCGGGGATGGCCCCGCCTTCAGTCGCTAATGCGATTACATCCGGATTTGGAGGTACACTCGGATCTATCGGAATCGTCATCGGCTTTGGTGTCATGCTCGGTCGAGTCATGGAAGTAGCCGGTGCGTCAGAACGATTAGCCTATTCGTTTGTGAAAATGCTCGGTAAAAAACGAGAAGAATGGGCAATGGCTCTGACAGGTTACGTTGTATCCATTCCTATCTTCGTAGACTCAGCTTTTGTTATTTTAACGCCATTAGTGAAAGCGATTTCTCGGAAGACAGGTAAATCAGTACTTGCACTTGGTGTTTCATTAGCAATTGGACTTGTTGTCACACACTCGCTCGTTCCACCAACACCAGGTCCACTTGGAGTAGCAGGTATCTTTAATGTCAGTGTGGGCGTAATGATTCTTTGGGGACTTCTGTTCTCGGCACCTCTCATTATTGTAGGCGTACTTTACGCAAAGTGGTTAGGGAATAGAATCTATCAATTACCTGACGAAACAGGCCTAGATTGGGTTCGACCTGCACAAGCTCAGAACTTTGATGAGTTTGTTGAGCAGCAGGAACAAAAGGATCTACCATCTTTATTAACATCACTATCACCAATACTTATTCCAATTGTCTTGATCTTTGCGAATACAGTAGTTACTGCACTAGAGTTGAATGAAGGAATCTTTGGTTATCTTCAGTTTCTAGGTAACCCTGTTATTGCCGTAGGTATTGGACTTATCTTTGCTATTTACGCATTAATTCCGAGCCTTGAACGTTCTGAAGCATTGGATCGTATGGAGGAAGGCATTAAATCTGCAGGTATTATCCTTCTTGTAACCGGCGCAGGTGGTGCGTTAGGTAAAGTATTAAGGGAAAGTGGAGCAGGCGATTATATAGCTGAAGCAATCGTTGATCTATCTATTCCTCTTGTCATCCTACCATTCTTTGTATCTAGTTTTGTAAGATTGGTACAAGGTAGTGGAACAGTGGCCATGATTACCGCAGCATCTATCACAGCTCCGATTCTTTCAGGAGTAGATGGTGTATATATGCCGCTAGCTGCCATCGGAGCAACAACCGGTTCGCTATTATTCTCTTATTTCAACGACAGCTTTTACTGGGTTGTAAACCGCATGCTTGGCATTCGTGATACGAAAGAACAAATTATTACATGGTCTATTCCAACAACCTTATCTTGGGCAATGGCCCTCATCCTCATCGTTGTTTCATCCATGTTTGTCTAG